In Macadamia integrifolia cultivar HAES 741 chromosome 12, SCU_Mint_v3, whole genome shotgun sequence, the following are encoded in one genomic region:
- the LOC122057939 gene encoding H/ACA ribonucleoprotein complex subunit 4-like: MSEFEHSRSEKKKKKKDPNNEINPDEQGDFLIKPQSFTPSLDTSQWPILLKNYDRLNVRTGHYTPLPSGFSPLKRPLLEYIKYGILNLDKPANPSSHEVVAWIKRILHVEKTGHSGTLDPKVTGNLIVCIDRATRLVKSQQGAGKEYVCIARLHSSVPDVAKVARALETLTGAVFQRPPLISAVKRQLRIRTIYESKLLEYDPDKHLVVFWISCEAGTYVRTLCVHLGLLLGVGGHMQELRRVRSGILGEKDNMVTMHDVLDAQWVYENYRDETYLRRVIMPLEVVLTSYKRLVVKDSAVNAICYGAKFMIPGLLRFENDIEVGEEVVLMTTKGEAIALGIAEMTTAVMATCDHGVVAKIKRVVMDRDTYPRKWGLGPRASMKKKLIADGKLDKHGKPNENTPAEWLRNVILPTGGDSMVAGLAAAAAAEPAPVKVETEVVVEEKKKKKKHKDVQDGEVRKRKLENSDSPDPIPTKKVKVEDVEEVVEKEEKKEKLKKVKKEEEEELEFVEVGDKKKKKSKENGNAGSSDEEKSDKKSKEKKKKKNKEDEGADAVPAGTTGSDDDGSEKKKKKKKKKKKNKDVEDQE; this comes from the coding sequence ATGTCAGAGTTTGAACACTCACgctcagagaagaagaagaagaagaaggatccCAACAATGAAATAAATCCAGATGAACAAGGCGACTTCCTTATTAAACCCCAAAGCTTCACCCCTTCCTTAGACACTTCCCAGTGGCCCATCCTCCTCAAGAACTACGACCGCCTCAATGTCCGTACAGGTCACTACACTCCACTCCCCTCTGGTTTCTCTCCTCTGAAGCGCCCCCTCCTTGAGTACATCAAGTACGGAATCCTCAATCTCGACAAACCTGCAAACCCATCTTCTCACGAAGTCGTTGCGTGGATCAAACGTATCCTTCACGTAGAGAAGACGGGTCACAGCGGAACCCTCGATCCCAAAGTGACCGGGAACCTCATTGTCTGCATCGATCGTGCTACCCGCCTTGTAAAATCCCAGCAGGGAGCTGGGAAAGAGTACGTTTGCATTGCGAGGCTTCATTCGTCGGTGCCCGATGTCGCTAAGGTCGCCAGAGCGCTTGAAACGCTCACTGGAGCTGTATTTCAGCGGCCGCCACTCATTTCCGCGGTCAAAAGGCAGCTCAGAATTCGGACCATTTATGAAAGTAAGCTTCTTGAGTATGACCCAGATAAGCATTTAGTAGTTTTTTGGATTTCATGCGAGGCAGGTACCTATGTTCGGACGCTATGTGTCCACTTGGGTTTGCTTTTGGGTGTTGGAGGGCATATGCAGGAGCTGCGGCGAGTCCGGTCTGGGATTTTGGGTGAGAAGGATAACATGGTTACAATGCATGATGTATTGGATGCTCAATGGGTTTATGAAAATTACAGAGATGAGACTTATCTGAGGAGGGTTATAATGCCCCTTGAAGTAGTGCTAACGAGTTACAAGAGGTTGGTTGTTAAGGATTCTGCAGTGAATGCTATTTGTTATGGTGCCAAGTTTATGATTCCTGGGTTGCTGAGGTTTGAGAATGATATTGAGGTGGGTGAGGAGGTTGTGTTGATGACCACCAAGGGAGAGGCAATTGCTTTGGGTATTGCAGAGATGACCACTGCCGTGATGGCTACTTGTGATCATGGTGTGGTTGCAAAGATTAAGAGGGTGGTGATGGATAGGGACACTTATCCAAGGAAATGGGGTCTTGGTCCTAGGGCTTCGATGAAGAAGAAGCTGATTGCTGATGGCAAGTTGGATAAGCATGGTAAACCTAATGAGAACACCCCTGCAGAGTGGCTGAGGAATGTAATTCTCCCAACAGGAGGGGATTCTATGGTTGCAGgtcttgctgctgctgctgctgctgagcCAGCTCCAGTGAAAGTGGAGACAGAAGTAGTtgtggaggagaagaaaaagaagaagaaacataagGACGTGCAAGATGGGGAAGTACGCAAACGTAAATTAGAGAACAGTGACAGCCCTGATCCTATTCCTACAAAGAAAGTAAAAGttgaagatgttgaagaagtagttgaaaaggaggagaagaaggagaagttgaagaaagtaaaaaaggaagaggaggaagagttgGAATTTGTTGAAGTTggggataagaagaagaagaagtctaAAGAGAATGGTAATGCTGGATCCTCAGATGAGGAGAAGTCTGACAAGAAGagtaaggagaagaagaagaagaagaacaaagaggATGAGGGTGCAGATGCTGTGCCTGCAGGCACAACTGGGAGTGATGATGATGgaagtgagaagaagaagaagaagaagaagaaaaagaagaagaataaagatgTGGAGGACCAGGAATAG